A part of Leptolyngbya sp. CCY15150 genomic DNA contains:
- a CDS encoding AI-2E family transporter, with amino-acid sequence MKLGEWIGILCLAIALVLLWQIRQMLLLVFTAVVLATAINSLVRRIQKFGIRRGLAILIAMTGLALVGGIFVQVIVPPFTEQFLSLLELLPKGFQQITNWLDGIIRNNPELFAEQFELSSISNLAQQIQPLVQNILSNFFALFSNSLAVVFQLLVVIVITLMLLANPQPYRQAVIHAFPSFYRRRVDTILVECESALGNWFGGIVISSVTLGLLSGLGLLVLGIRLVLAHALLAGLLNFIPNIGPTLSLIFPLTIALIDAPWKAIPVIILYIVIQNIESYWLTPTVMAKQVSLLPAMTLIAQIFFAATFGFLGLLLALPLTVVAKVLIEEVLIRDVMDRWTSDHYPEPAIATLPNPIMNNRTPADDPSAWLSSAVALDSIHGPTAEDAHPHAIAPEPSLTTDPSTPSDPFEPESSP; translated from the coding sequence GTGAAATTAGGAGAGTGGATTGGGATACTGTGTCTAGCGATCGCCCTGGTGCTGCTATGGCAAATTCGCCAAATGCTGCTCTTGGTTTTCACGGCTGTGGTCTTAGCTACGGCTATTAATAGCCTTGTACGACGCATCCAAAAATTTGGCATTCGTCGAGGGCTAGCCATTCTCATCGCCATGACTGGCTTAGCCTTGGTAGGTGGAATCTTCGTGCAGGTGATTGTCCCTCCTTTCACCGAGCAGTTTCTCAGCCTTCTAGAACTCCTGCCCAAGGGATTTCAGCAAATTACCAATTGGCTCGATGGCATTATTCGCAATAATCCAGAACTGTTTGCTGAACAGTTTGAACTCTCCAGTATTTCCAACCTAGCCCAGCAGATTCAGCCGCTTGTTCAGAATATTCTGAGCAACTTCTTTGCCCTATTTTCCAATTCTCTTGCGGTGGTGTTCCAGCTCTTGGTCGTCATTGTGATTACCTTGATGCTTTTGGCCAACCCACAGCCCTACCGACAAGCTGTCATCCACGCTTTCCCATCCTTCTATCGCCGTCGTGTTGATACCATCCTCGTGGAATGTGAATCAGCCCTAGGCAATTGGTTTGGCGGCATTGTCATTAGTTCCGTCACCTTAGGGCTGCTCAGTGGATTGGGATTGCTGGTTCTTGGCATTCGCTTAGTCCTAGCCCATGCGCTCCTAGCCGGTTTACTCAACTTTATTCCCAATATCGGCCCGACCCTCAGCCTCATCTTCCCGCTGACGATCGCCCTGATTGACGCGCCTTGGAAGGCCATTCCCGTGATCATTCTCTATATCGTCATTCAGAATATTGAAAGCTACTGGCTAACACCAACCGTCATGGCCAAGCAGGTTTCCCTATTGCCGGCCATGACCCTGATCGCCCAAATCTTTTTTGCCGCCACCTTTGGCTTCCTCGGGCTCTTGCTGGCCCTGCCTCTCACCGTTGTCGCAAAAGTCTTGATTGAAGAAGTGCTGATTCGCGATGTGATGGATCGATGGACATCAGACCACTATCCCGAACCAGCGATCGCCACCCTCCCAAATCCGATCATGAACAATCGGACTCCTGCCGACGATCCTTCAGCCTGGCTCAGCAGTGCGGTGGCCCTTGATAGTATTCATGGGCCAACTGCCGAAGATGCTCATCCCCACGCGATCGCCCCTGAGCCATCCCTGACCACCGACCCATCTACGCCATCTGACCCCTTTGAACCCGAATCCTCGCCGTGA
- a CDS encoding pentapeptide repeat-containing protein, with protein MANYDHLALLKQGSDRWHAWRSHHPGQILDLSEVRLAGVYFKDTDLSHINFRGADLSQTVLTAANLQAADLSHANLSRSELSHTQLQGAEFVGADLSYAQLSHANLSHANLISANLRGVTLRDADVSHANLVGVDLQDAYLERANFNQATLNRANLRGTYLVSAHLNQAVFDHASLVGTQLVSASLYGAIFRQATLSSANLVRVYGSEADFQQADLFQADLRWAVLQRSQFQQADLTQANLRGADLRGANFRGACLRRANLEDAKLDRADFTQADLSDTNLNPTQLRYTMMESDRS; from the coding sequence ATGGCTAACTACGACCATTTGGCGCTGTTGAAACAGGGATCCGATCGCTGGCACGCATGGCGATCGCACCATCCTGGGCAAATTTTGGATCTCAGTGAGGTGCGCTTGGCCGGGGTGTATTTCAAAGACACCGACCTGAGCCACATCAACTTTCGGGGAGCGGATTTGAGTCAGACGGTGCTCACGGCAGCTAATTTGCAGGCGGCCGACCTCAGCCATGCCAACCTGTCGCGATCGGAGCTCAGCCATACCCAACTCCAGGGAGCTGAGTTTGTTGGCGCAGACTTGTCCTACGCCCAGCTCTCCCACGCCAATCTCAGCCATGCTAATTTGATTAGCGCCAACTTACGCGGCGTGACGTTGCGTGACGCCGATGTCAGCCATGCCAATTTGGTCGGCGTGGATCTGCAAGATGCCTATCTAGAACGGGCGAACTTCAACCAAGCAACCCTGAACCGAGCCAATCTCCGGGGTACCTATTTAGTCTCTGCTCATTTGAACCAAGCTGTGTTTGACCATGCCAGCCTAGTGGGCACCCAGTTGGTGAGCGCTTCTCTCTATGGGGCGATCTTTCGCCAGGCAACCTTGAGCTCCGCCAACTTAGTTCGAGTCTATGGCTCAGAGGCCGATTTTCAACAGGCCGATCTCTTCCAGGCCGATCTACGCTGGGCCGTGTTGCAGCGATCGCAGTTCCAACAGGCCGACCTCACCCAGGCCAATTTGCGGGGGGCAGACCTGCGGGGCGCTAATTTTCGAGGTGCCTGCCTGCGCAGGGCCAATCTAGAAGACGCCAAGCTCGATCGGGCTGATTTCACCCAGGCTGATTTGAGCGACACAAACCTTAACCCAACCCAACTTCGCTATACGATGATGGAAAGCGATCGCTCCTGA
- a CDS encoding glycosyltransferase family 39 protein, which produces MKLEAPLGQWLRWGAIALLVIGILFRFGNLGKKVYWIDETYTSLRISGYGEQELIAQTYTGEVITVADLQSFQNLSPDRTWTDTLKSLSESPQHPPLYFLLGRLWIQIWGASPATVRSLSALLSLLTFPALYWLGRELFERPTARWLAIACVAVSPFHVLYAQEARQYSLWTALTIASGAALLWAMRLTQTAVPPPRRWLAWLTYTLLLATSFYTFLLTGLVAIAHGVFIGIRTWQKRERSLLLSYLVATAAAILLFTPWLGVMISHAQRVSRTAAWANERFSLDWLILRWLLYPINQVLDLNLGDRYLTSPAILLMVAMVALIIYAVIVVAREAPPLTAQFIFVTTAVPALMLILPDLLFGGQRSGTARYMIPVYFGLHLAVIYALSLRLETATRTRARWQLITLGVLVAGIVSCGISSQATLWWTKSPDKHQHNHRIVAALNQSDRPLLISDDSTDLSTCFACRMLTLSYDLPPETRLQLVRSPQIPVLPSDRPDVFVLSPSRRLVRRLADQGYTSRLVFEADRVWFWHLTPDIKSG; this is translated from the coding sequence GTGAAACTAGAAGCACCCTTGGGACAATGGCTCCGATGGGGGGCGATCGCTCTTTTAGTCATCGGTATCCTATTCCGATTTGGCAACCTGGGCAAAAAGGTATATTGGATTGATGAAACCTATACGTCTCTGAGGATATCTGGCTATGGGGAACAGGAGCTGATCGCCCAGACCTATACCGGTGAGGTGATCACCGTTGCTGATTTGCAAAGCTTCCAGAACCTGAGCCCCGATCGTACCTGGACAGATACCTTAAAATCCCTGAGCGAGTCCCCCCAACATCCTCCCCTTTATTTTTTACTCGGACGACTGTGGATACAGATATGGGGAGCTAGTCCCGCCACGGTGCGATCGCTCTCGGCTCTGCTCAGCTTACTCACCTTTCCTGCCCTCTACTGGCTAGGACGCGAGTTGTTTGAACGCCCTACAGCCCGCTGGCTAGCGATCGCCTGCGTAGCTGTCTCCCCCTTCCATGTGCTCTATGCCCAAGAAGCTCGGCAATACAGTTTATGGACAGCTCTGACCATTGCCAGCGGAGCCGCTCTCCTGTGGGCCATGCGTCTGACCCAAACCGCTGTTCCTCCCCCACGGCGCTGGCTAGCTTGGCTCACCTATACCCTACTGCTGGCTACGAGTTTCTACACCTTTTTGCTGACGGGCCTGGTGGCGATCGCCCATGGCGTCTTCATCGGCATCCGTACGTGGCAAAAGCGGGAGCGATCGCTGCTCCTATCGTACTTAGTCGCAACAGCAGCAGCCATCCTTCTCTTTACTCCGTGGCTAGGGGTGATGATCAGCCATGCCCAGCGGGTGAGCCGTACAGCCGCCTGGGCGAATGAGCGATTTTCCTTAGATTGGCTGATTCTCCGCTGGTTATTGTATCCCATCAATCAGGTTCTAGATCTAAACCTAGGCGATCGCTATCTGACCTCGCCCGCCATCCTCTTAATGGTGGCGATGGTGGCGCTCATCATCTATGCCGTCATCGTCGTTGCCCGTGAAGCCCCGCCCCTCACCGCTCAATTTATCTTCGTCACCACCGCCGTCCCAGCCCTGATGCTCATTCTGCCTGATTTACTCTTCGGGGGGCAGCGATCGGGCACTGCCCGCTATATGATACCCGTTTATTTTGGACTCCATCTAGCTGTCATCTATGCCCTCAGCCTCCGTCTAGAAACAGCTACGCGCACCCGCGCCCGCTGGCAGTTAATCACCCTAGGTGTTTTGGTAGCGGGCATCGTATCCTGCGGCATCAGCAGTCAAGCCACGCTATGGTGGACAAAAAGTCCAGATAAGCATCAGCACAATCATCGCATCGTAGCGGCTCTCAACCAAAGCGATCGCCCCCTGTTGATTAGCGATGATTCAACCGACCTCAGCACCTGCTTTGCTTGTCGAATGCTAACCCTGAGCTATGATCTACCACCCGAGACTCGGTTGCAGCTAGTGCGATCGCCTCAAATTCCTGTATTACCAAGCGATCGCCCCGATGTATTTGTCCTTAGCCCATCGCGCCGGTTAGTCCGGAGACTGGCAGACCAAGGCTATACATCGCGGCTGGTGTTCGAAGCTGATCGAGTTTGGTTTTGGCACTTGACCCCTGACATAAAATCCGGTTAA
- the recJ gene encoding single-stranded-DNA-specific exonuclease RecJ: MQPRPAFSQDTLASSRKTRRGQLPDQRWRIAKPQPDRVADIAQGLDLPPLLAQVLVNRGIDSVAAAQHFVNPEVLQLPSPLEEFPDLAAALELLLEAIAHHHKIAICGDYDADGMTSTALLLRSLRYLGAQVDYAIPSRMSEGYGINRRIVEDFHADGVRIILTVDNGIAAYDPIAYARELGLVVIITDHHDLPPQLPPANAILNPKLLDIASPYSGVAGVGVAYILAVCLAQALQQTKDLTTPLLELFTLGTIADLAPLTGVNRRWVRRGLKLLPRSRILGIQALIQVAGLANEDKALKPEAIGFRLGPRINAVGRIADPQVVIELLTTDDPGRALELAMVCEQINQHRQRLCELIEQEAIAWCEATQPNLMNDRVLVVVQPGWHHGVIGIVASRLVERYGVPVFIGTYEQEDQQHIRGSARGIPEFNVFKALQFTETVLEKYGGHRAAGGFSLKAEHLDEFRFRLSLSANQQLMPQHLKPLVTVDAQADFQDLSLHLCEQIDRLHPCGMENPDPVFWSGPVRVLEQRVIGKNQDHLKLTLGQISDSAEDVTFKAIAWRWGEYCPLPSPIDIAYRLKINEWNNSRTLELELIGVRPNAATPLPDPVAEPPIDHPIDASFQHLPPQRVEFTHGDRPYACSISITPTSRELRIQNAQGQVLALQPEQRRGLLGRSRDEAIEIDVAQPFYFHLIRAALQALQSSTPVQEDTQDILEEAIAPVDHLEHTDGFAAPEPDSEMAELEEAIALTSRVDWVDDGDASAPEMNDPDRSEKLTTVLNHDPEADWDGADGDDADDVNDPDETALTQATVLNHELEADWDEVDGDGVDEVDEAALTQATVLNHELEADWDEADMDDFDEAALAQEMEALANEGAAALAGPVVADLYLSAQMEASDDEPPQDLASIPGLMTAAQLQARRAKQPVQPYEKKMAEPVQPTVVELVQPTAVGSSRPPAELDSTPESAHPLPDPMLTPAEDAADIEPSAAVLPLVTDLHLDLSPASSPLEELRTAPSLFSAPQMRKWFMALVGKSRWECLQARSQTDLAAAYRGYQAQWQDGGEAADYSEAGDRFSLAVDREVIQPFFKDLRAAFVEQNQPPEVAGLRLLARKKYTATDLLPLLADHWQIAEDTDLDDPNPGSHRLKTVQAPLIAESDRTVIQTFLRTWQHPLAKAMQQQETVDAIAHLAQLCDRAQQDGVPFYAWQFDQLHQYLWGSDRQPGLF; the protein is encoded by the coding sequence ATGCAACCCCGCCCGGCGTTTAGCCAAGATACCCTGGCCAGCTCTCGTAAAACTCGGCGCGGACAATTGCCCGACCAGCGCTGGCGGATTGCCAAACCCCAGCCTGATCGAGTGGCTGACATTGCCCAAGGGCTAGATTTGCCGCCGCTGCTGGCCCAGGTTTTGGTCAATCGCGGTATCGACTCTGTAGCGGCAGCGCAACATTTTGTGAACCCCGAGGTGTTGCAACTGCCCTCGCCCTTGGAAGAGTTTCCTGACCTGGCCGCCGCCCTAGAACTTTTGCTAGAGGCGATCGCCCACCACCATAAGATTGCCATCTGCGGCGACTATGATGCCGACGGCATGACCAGCACGGCCCTACTGCTGCGATCGCTGCGTTACCTCGGCGCTCAGGTAGACTATGCCATTCCCAGCCGCATGAGCGAAGGCTATGGCATCAATCGCCGCATCGTTGAAGACTTTCATGCCGACGGCGTGCGAATTATTTTGACGGTAGACAACGGCATCGCGGCCTATGACCCGATTGCCTATGCCCGTGAGCTCGGGTTAGTGGTGATTATCACCGACCACCACGACCTTCCTCCCCAGCTCCCCCCAGCCAACGCCATCCTAAACCCCAAACTCCTCGACATCGCCTCGCCCTACAGCGGTGTTGCTGGGGTCGGTGTCGCCTATATTCTTGCCGTCTGCCTGGCCCAAGCCCTTCAGCAGACCAAGGATCTGACCACGCCGCTGCTGGAGTTGTTCACCTTGGGTACCATTGCCGATCTTGCTCCCCTCACCGGCGTCAATCGGCGCTGGGTGCGGCGGGGTCTGAAGCTCTTGCCGCGCTCTCGCATCCTGGGCATCCAGGCTTTGATCCAAGTGGCGGGCCTGGCCAATGAAGACAAGGCTCTGAAGCCAGAAGCGATCGGGTTCCGTCTGGGCCCTCGCATCAATGCCGTAGGGCGCATTGCCGATCCCCAGGTTGTGATTGAGCTGCTGACCACGGATGATCCTGGACGGGCTCTGGAGCTGGCCATGGTGTGTGAGCAAATTAACCAGCACCGGCAGCGTCTCTGTGAATTGATTGAACAGGAAGCGATCGCTTGGTGTGAGGCGACCCAGCCCAACCTGATGAATGATCGGGTTTTGGTGGTGGTGCAGCCCGGTTGGCACCATGGCGTGATTGGTATTGTCGCCTCCCGATTGGTGGAACGCTACGGCGTGCCGGTCTTCATCGGCACCTATGAACAGGAGGATCAGCAACACATTCGCGGGTCGGCCCGAGGTATTCCAGAATTTAACGTGTTCAAAGCCCTCCAGTTTACAGAAACGGTGCTGGAGAAATATGGCGGACACCGGGCTGCGGGCGGCTTCTCTCTCAAGGCTGAACATCTCGATGAATTTCGGTTTCGCCTCAGCCTCTCCGCTAATCAGCAGTTGATGCCCCAGCATTTAAAACCCTTGGTGACCGTGGATGCCCAGGCTGACTTTCAAGATCTGAGCCTGCACCTTTGTGAGCAAATTGATCGCCTGCATCCCTGCGGCATGGAAAATCCTGATCCGGTGTTTTGGAGTGGCCCAGTGCGGGTGCTGGAGCAGCGGGTGATTGGGAAAAACCAGGATCATCTGAAGCTTACCCTGGGGCAGATTTCAGACTCCGCCGAAGACGTGACGTTCAAGGCGATCGCTTGGCGTTGGGGCGAATACTGCCCTTTGCCCAGCCCCATTGATATTGCCTATCGCCTCAAGATCAATGAATGGAATAACAGTCGCACCTTGGAGCTAGAGCTGATCGGCGTACGTCCTAATGCGGCCACCCCTCTGCCTGACCCGGTTGCCGAGCCGCCTATTGACCATCCCATTGACGCGAGTTTCCAGCATTTACCTCCCCAGCGGGTCGAGTTTACCCATGGCGATCGCCCCTATGCCTGCAGCATTTCCATCACCCCCACCTCCCGAGAGCTACGCATCCAAAATGCCCAAGGGCAGGTTTTAGCTCTGCAGCCAGAGCAACGGCGAGGATTGTTGGGGCGATCGCGGGACGAGGCCATCGAAATCGATGTGGCCCAGCCTTTTTACTTCCACTTGATCCGAGCCGCCCTCCAGGCCCTGCAGTCGTCAACCCCGGTGCAGGAAGACACCCAGGATATTCTAGAGGAGGCGATCGCCCCTGTAGATCACCTAGAGCACACCGATGGGTTTGCAGCGCCAGAGCCAGACAGCGAGATGGCCGAGCTAGAGGAGGCGATCGCCCTCACGTCTAGGGTGGATTGGGTAGATGATGGAGATGCATCTGCCCCAGAGATGAACGATCCAGACAGGTCAGAGAAGCTCACGACCGTTCTCAACCATGATCCGGAGGCAGATTGGGATGGGGCAGACGGTGATGATGCCGATGACGTTAATGACCCAGATGAAACGGCTCTTACTCAAGCAACTGTTCTCAACCATGAACTGGAGGCAGATTGGGACGAGGTAGACGGTGATGGCGTTGATGAGGTTGATGAAGCGGCCCTTACTCAAGCAACCGTTCTCAACCATGAACTGGAGGCAGACTGGGACGAGGCAGATATGGATGATTTCGATGAAGCAGCCCTCGCCCAAGAAATGGAAGCTCTGGCCAATGAAGGAGCAGCGGCCTTGGCTGGGCCGGTGGTGGCCGATCTTTATCTCTCGGCTCAGATGGAGGCCTCTGATGACGAACCACCCCAAGATTTGGCCAGCATCCCCGGTCTGATGACGGCAGCACAACTCCAGGCTCGTCGTGCGAAGCAGCCGGTTCAACCCTATGAAAAGAAGATGGCAGAGCCGGTTCAACCAACCGTTGTAGAGCTAGTCCAGCCGACCGCTGTTGGTTCTAGTCGTCCCCCGGCAGAGCTAGACTCAACGCCAGAGTCTGCCCATCCATTACCTGACCCGATGCTCACCCCTGCGGAGGATGCCGCCGATATTGAGCCCTCAGCCGCCGTTCTACCCTTGGTTACCGATCTGCATCTAGACCTATCCCCGGCCAGCTCGCCCCTAGAGGAACTGCGGACAGCACCCTCCCTCTTCTCCGCTCCTCAGATGCGCAAATGGTTTATGGCCTTGGTGGGCAAGTCTCGCTGGGAATGCCTACAGGCCCGTAGCCAGACCGACCTAGCTGCTGCCTATCGTGGCTATCAGGCTCAGTGGCAGGATGGGGGTGAGGCTGCAGACTATTCCGAGGCGGGCGATCGCTTCAGCCTTGCGGTGGATCGGGAGGTGATTCAACCTTTCTTCAAAGATCTGCGGGCGGCCTTCGTCGAGCAGAATCAGCCCCCTGAAGTGGCGGGTCTGCGGTTGCTGGCGCGCAAGAAATATACGGCAACCGATCTACTGCCTCTGCTGGCAGACCATTGGCAAATTGCGGAGGATACTGACCTGGATGATCCGAATCCTGGATCCCACCGGCTCAAAACCGTTCAGGCACCTCTGATTGCAGAAAGCGATCGCACCGTGATTCAAACCTTTTTGCGCACCTGGCAGCATCCCCTCGCCAAAGCCATGCAGCAGCAGGAGACGGTGGATGCGATCGCCCACTTGGCACAACTTTGCGATCGCGCTCAACAGGATGGGGTACCGTTCTATGCCTGGCAGTTTGACCAGCTCCATCAGTATCTCTGGGGCTCAGATCGCCAGCCTGGACTGTTCTGA
- a CDS encoding glycosyltransferase family 39 protein has product MTLTQDPQIQDRLAKRLFPRLRTVAIAFLLLGVVLRVVFLEQEFFWGDEVLTALRISGYSEVTVIDQLYQGQALQLQDLQVYQQPQARPGWGAVWAVLTDHPEHPPLYYVLNRIWTRLVGLWSDRPVPNVRSLSIVFSLATLPLTFAWLRQCFSHRVAWMAIALMAVSPLHVLYAQEARQYSLWMLLMVASNWAVMRAVEQSTRTRWGLYALTATLGLYTHLLFGLVLICQGLYVVASQGWRTGAIFRRYGQAIALALLAFSPWLWVIVTRFEGLQHTVQQAQNSRTVVNLVQDLSRLINRVFFNADLTWANGILVLLIGVVVYQLWRRSPIPGTVLIVSLIVVPFMVLAIPDLITGSAQSARVRYMIPAYLGIQWAIALQCSQGIYTQQRWQRSLWRFSWSLLLVGSVSGSLVGVYQTDVPWINGGKVRDYLAIAEVINAQDAPRIVSDTRPVRAIALSYRLKPEATLQLFPPSADQLAELTPSRLRDRTLAPVSTGGMNLEAMERGTAWVVDPSPGFQTQLASLGRLTMQYEGRHMQLWEWRRR; this is encoded by the coding sequence ATGACTCTCACGCAAGATCCACAGATCCAGGATCGTCTAGCCAAACGCCTATTTCCTCGTCTGAGAACGGTGGCGATCGCCTTCCTACTCCTCGGGGTCGTGCTACGAGTTGTATTTTTAGAGCAAGAATTTTTCTGGGGAGACGAGGTGCTCACCGCCCTACGCATCTCCGGCTATTCTGAAGTGACCGTCATCGATCAGCTCTACCAAGGGCAGGCCCTACAGCTCCAAGACCTGCAGGTCTACCAGCAGCCCCAGGCCAGGCCCGGCTGGGGAGCGGTTTGGGCCGTGCTCACCGACCACCCAGAACATCCTCCCCTGTACTATGTCCTGAATCGCATTTGGACTCGTCTGGTAGGGCTCTGGAGCGATCGCCCTGTGCCCAACGTACGCAGCCTGTCCATTGTGTTTAGTTTAGCCACCTTGCCCCTAACCTTCGCCTGGCTGCGACAGTGTTTTAGTCATCGGGTAGCATGGATGGCGATCGCCCTGATGGCCGTGTCTCCCCTGCATGTGCTCTATGCCCAAGAAGCGCGGCAGTATAGCCTGTGGATGCTGTTGATGGTGGCGTCTAACTGGGCGGTGATGCGGGCAGTGGAGCAGTCCACTCGGACGAGGTGGGGGCTCTATGCCCTAACGGCAACCCTGGGCCTATATACCCATCTCTTGTTTGGCCTGGTGTTGATCTGCCAAGGCCTCTACGTGGTAGCCAGCCAAGGATGGCGCACTGGAGCTATCTTCCGGCGCTATGGACAGGCGATCGCCCTGGCCCTGCTAGCCTTTAGCCCTTGGCTATGGGTGATTGTGACCCGGTTTGAAGGACTACAGCACACGGTACAGCAGGCGCAAAACAGTCGCACCGTGGTGAACCTCGTTCAGGATCTGTCTCGATTGATCAACCGGGTTTTTTTTAACGCCGATCTCACCTGGGCCAATGGCATCCTCGTGCTGTTGATTGGCGTAGTGGTCTATCAGCTCTGGCGGCGATCGCCCATCCCTGGCACGGTGTTGATTGTGAGTTTAATTGTTGTACCTTTTATGGTGCTGGCGATACCAGATCTGATCACCGGCAGTGCTCAGTCGGCTCGGGTGCGCTATATGATTCCTGCTTATCTAGGCATTCAATGGGCGATCGCTCTGCAATGTTCCCAGGGTATCTACACCCAGCAGCGTTGGCAGCGTAGCCTTTGGCGGTTTAGCTGGAGTTTGCTCTTGGTGGGATCTGTATCTGGAAGTTTAGTCGGTGTCTATCAAACCGACGTGCCTTGGATTAATGGCGGCAAGGTGCGCGATTACTTGGCCATTGCTGAGGTGATCAATGCTCAGGATGCTCCTCGCATCGTCAGTGATACAAGACCGGTGAGAGCGATCGCCCTTAGCTACCGCCTCAAGCCAGAGGCCACCCTGCAGTTATTTCCACCATCCGCCGATCAGCTAGCAGAACTAACCCCATCTCGACTACGCGATCGCACCCTAGCTCCGGTCTCCACCGGCGGGATGAACCTAGAGGCAATGGAGCGGGGAACGGCTTGGGTGGTGGATCCTTCCCCAGGCTTTCAGACCCAGTTAGCCTCCTTAGGACGCTTGACGATGCAGTATGAGGGGCGACATATGCAACTCTGGGAATGGAGGCGTCGGTGA
- the trmFO gene encoding FADH(2)-oxidizing methylenetetrahydrofolate--tRNA-(uracil(54)-C(5))-methyltransferase TrmFO translates to MTVTTQPVHVIGGGLAGTEAAWQVAQAGVPVILHEMRPQQVSPAHHTEHLAELVCSNSFGARASDRASGLLHAELRRLGSVVIGKADDHAVPAGGALAVDRAVFSQDLTETLSRHPLIELRRGEVSTIPTDAVVVLTTGPLTSEALADDLRRFTGMEYLSFFDAASPIVVGESINQDIAFLASRYDRGEAAYLNCPMTQAQYLAFWQALCAAEQAELKAFERETAKFFEGCLPIEEMARRGEDTMRYGPLKPVGLFDARHGDFRDPNNRDKRPYAVVQLRQEDKAGQLWNMVGFQTNLRWGEQKRVFRMIPGLEEAEFVRMGVMHRNTFINTPELLTRSLQFKTRPSLLAAGQLVGTEGYTAAAAGGWLAGTNAARVVQGRSPLEVPETTMMGALIDFISSASPKHFQPMPPNFGILPELPQRIRNKQERYGTYRDRAFQDLERWAQEQNLVLQAGELSPLSA, encoded by the coding sequence ATGACCGTAACGACACAGCCGGTTCACGTCATTGGCGGCGGCCTGGCCGGCACAGAGGCGGCTTGGCAGGTAGCCCAGGCAGGGGTGCCCGTGATTTTACATGAAATGCGACCGCAGCAGGTCAGTCCGGCCCACCACACTGAGCATTTGGCCGAACTGGTGTGCAGTAACTCCTTTGGGGCCCGGGCCAGCGATCGCGCCTCGGGGCTTCTCCATGCGGAATTGCGGCGTTTGGGGTCGGTGGTGATTGGCAAGGCGGATGACCATGCGGTACCAGCCGGGGGAGCCTTGGCGGTGGATCGGGCGGTGTTTAGCCAAGATCTGACAGAAACCCTCAGCCGTCATCCCTTGATTGAACTGCGGCGGGGAGAAGTCTCGACGATTCCCACCGATGCCGTTGTGGTGCTAACAACAGGGCCGTTAACCAGTGAGGCCTTGGCAGACGATTTGCGTCGGTTTACGGGCATGGAGTATTTGAGTTTTTTTGATGCCGCCAGTCCGATTGTGGTGGGAGAGTCAATTAACCAAGATATTGCCTTCTTAGCATCCCGCTACGATCGCGGAGAGGCTGCCTATCTCAATTGCCCGATGACCCAAGCGCAATATTTGGCGTTTTGGCAGGCGCTCTGTGCAGCGGAACAGGCGGAATTAAAAGCTTTTGAGCGGGAAACGGCGAAGTTTTTTGAAGGCTGTTTGCCCATTGAAGAAATGGCGCGGCGCGGTGAAGATACGATGCGCTATGGGCCGCTGAAGCCGGTGGGGCTCTTTGATGCCCGCCATGGTGATTTTCGAGATCCCAATAATCGCGATAAACGTCCCTACGCAGTGGTGCAGCTTCGTCAAGAAGACAAGGCAGGCCAGCTTTGGAATATGGTTGGCTTTCAAACGAATCTGCGCTGGGGCGAACAAAAGCGAGTATTCCGGATGATTCCAGGCTTGGAGGAAGCGGAATTTGTGCGTATGGGCGTGATGCACCGCAATACGTTTATTAATACGCCGGAACTCCTGACCCGATCGCTGCAGTTTAAAACGCGGCCGTCCCTGTTGGCAGCCGGGCAATTGGTGGGTACCGAAGGCTATACAGCGGCAGCGGCCGGGGGTTGGCTAGCGGGCACTAATGCGGCGCGAGTTGTCCAAGGGCGATCGCCCCTAGAGGTACCAGAAACCACGATGATGGGTGCCCTGATTGACTTTATCAGCAGCGCTTCACCGAAGCACTTTCAGCCCATGCCGCCCAATTTCGGCATTTTGCCAGAGCTGCCCCAGCGCATCCGCAATAAGCAGGAACGCTACGGCACCTATCGCGATCGCGCCTTTCAAGACCTCGAACGCTGGGCCCAGGAGCAAAACCTGGTTCTGCAAGCGGGCGAGCTCAGCCCCCTATCGGCTTGA